The proteins below come from a single Mauremys reevesii isolate NIE-2019 linkage group 6, ASM1616193v1, whole genome shotgun sequence genomic window:
- the LOC120407775 gene encoding 40S ribosomal protein S8-like produces MGISRDNWHKRRKTGGKRKPYHKKRKYELGRPPANTKIGPRRIHTVRVRGGNKKYRALRLDVGNFSWGSECCTRKTRIIDVVYNASNNELVRTKTLVKNCIVLVDSTPYRQWYVAHYALPLGRKKGAKLTPEEEEILNKKRSKKIQKKYDERKKNAKISGLLEEQFQQGKLLACIASRPGQCGRADGYILEGKELEFYLRKIRARKGK; encoded by the coding sequence ATGGGTATCTCTAGGGACAACTGGCACAAGCGTCGCAAGACTGGGGGCAAAAGGAAGCCCTACCACAAGAAGAGGAAGTATGAGTTGGGGCGACCTCCCGCCAACACCAAGATTGGCCCACGCCGAATTCACACAGTGAGGGTTCGTGGTGGTAACAAGAAATATCGTGCTCTGCGCTTGGATGTTGGCAACTTCTCTTGGGGCTCTGAGTGCTGCACCCGCAAGACCAGAATCATTGATGTGGTCTACAATGCTTCCAACAATGAGCTGGTGCGGACAAAGACCCTGGTGAAGAACTGCATCGTTCTCGTTGACAGTACCCCATACCGACAGTGGTATGTAGCCCACTATGCCTTGCCTCTCGGACGCAAGAAGGGTGCTAAACTGACTCCTGAAGAGGAGGAAATCTTAAACAAAAAGCGTTCAAAGAAGATCCAGAAGAAATATGATGAGCGGAAGAAGAACGCCAAGATCAGCGGCCTCCTGGAGGAACAATTCCAGCAGGGAAAGCTGCTTGCTTGCATCGCCTCCAGACCTGGACAGTGTGGCCGAGCAGACGGCTATATTCTGGAAGGCAAGGAACTAGAATTCTACCTGAGGAAGATCAGGGCCAGGAAAGGCAAATGA